One Glycine max cultivar Williams 82 chromosome 6, Glycine_max_v4.0, whole genome shotgun sequence DNA segment encodes these proteins:
- the LOC100777119 gene encoding two-component response regulator-like PRR95 translates to MPEVVMSGEKNSLGVEGLAKEDSGGSGSKGGAAHLKGFMRWEKFLPKMILRVLLVEADDSTRQIIAALLRKCSYKVAAVPDGLKAWELLKGRPHNVDLILTEVDLPSVSGYALLTLIMEHEICKNIPVIMMSSQDSISTVYKCMLRGAADYLVKPIRKNELRNLWQHVWRRQSSTTGINGPQDESVAQQKVEATAENNAASNRSSGDAACIQRNMELIEKGSDAQSSCTKPDCEAESGPVDNIDNIQEFSPLKCGEAYPSGTETQQVETSIRLGQTLMMHASHAGGLNVSICKNGEASTTDADPEHFGNGISGEAHDNHYVQMNSSKEAIDFIGAFHTHPICTLKNSTVNCTGKFDLSPQLDLSLRRSRPSSFENELTEERHTLMHSNASAFKRYTNRQLQISTPAVLINFSDQQRQQIANCEKNISRIATGCNSDSSTPSMQRCIVSPTTVQSKEPELATSHSQPGHSLPIPVKGVRFNDLCTTYGSVFPSVFRAQSGSPAMPSPNSVMLLEPNFQVNAFYQSNMKESSSEQLYEPGGPNGNTTQNHIVYTQEHKSENAEDQGHISPTTDQSVSSSFCNGNASHLNSIGYGSNCGSSSNVDQVNTVWAASEGKHKDLTSNANSHRSIQREAALNKFRLKRKERCYEKKVRYESRKKLAEQRPRVKGQFVRQVHPDPLVAEKDCKEYDHSHISDTLERRA, encoded by the exons ATGCCAGAGGTGGTGATGAGTGGAGAGAAGAACTCACTGGGAGTGGAGGGGCTTGCGAAGGAAGATAGTGGTGGAAGTGGGAGCAAGGGTGGTGCTGCTCATTTGAAGGGCTTTATGAGGTGGGAGAAGTTCTTGCCCAAGATGATTTTGAGGGTGCTATTGGTTGAAGCAGATGATTCCACCAGACAGATTATTGCCGCGCTTCTCAGAAAATGCAGCTACAAAG TGGCTGCTGTTCCTGATGGCTTGAAGGCGTGGGAATTACTGAAGGGAAGACCACACAATGTTGATCTAATTCTGACAGAAGTGGATTTGCCATCCGTATCTGGCTATGCACTTCTCACATTAATTATGGAGCACGAGATTTGCAAAAACATCCCTGTTATAA TGATGTCTTCCCAAGATTCAATTAGCACAGTATACAAATGCATGTTGAGAGGTGCTGCTGATTATCTTGTTAAGCCCAttagaaaaaatgaattgaGGAACTTGTGGCAACATGTTTGGAGAAGACAATCA TCAACCACAGGCATTAATGGTCCCCAAGATGAGAGTGTTGCACAACAGAAGGTTGAAGCCACTGCAGAAAATAATGCTGCTAGTAATCGTTCAAGTGGTGATGCTGCTTGCATTCAGAGAAATATGGAATTAATTGAGAAAGGAAGTGATGCACAG AGCTCTTGTACGAAGCCTGACTGTGAAGCTGAGAGTGGCCCTGTCGATAACATCGATAACATCCAGGAATTTTCTCCGCTGAAATGTGGGGAAGCGTATCCAAGTGGAACAGAGACACAACAGGTTGAAACAAGCATTCGCTTAGGCCAGACATTAATGATGCATGCCAGTCATGCTGGAG GATTAAATGTGAGCATCTGCAAAAATGGTGAGGCAAGCACAACTGATGCTGATCCAGAGCATTTTGGGAATGGCATCAGTGGTGAGGCTCATGACAATCACTATGTTCAAATGAACTCTTCCAAGGAAGCCATTGACTTCATTGGAGCATTTCATACTCATCCAATCTGCACCCTGAAAAATTCCACAGTTAATTGCACGGGCAAGTTTGACCTTTCTCCTCAATTGGATCTTTCTCTGAGAAGATCTCGTCCCAGCAGCTTTGAGAATGAACTCACTGAAGAAAGGCACACCCTGATGCATTCTAATGCTTCAGCTTTCAAGCG GTATACTAACAGGCAATTGCAAATCTCGACGCCTGCAGTGTTAATTAACTTCTCTGATCAACAAAGACAACAGATAGCAAATTGTGAAAAAAACATCTCACGCATCGCTACTGGCTGCAACTCAGATAGTTCAACACCTAGTATGCAAAGATGTATCGTGTCTCCAACTACAGTCCAATCAAAAGAACCTGAACTTGCAACCTCACACTCCCAGCCAGGGCATTCTCTCCCAATTCCTGTAAAGGGTGTAAGGTTCAATGATCTATGCACAACCTATGGTTCTGTATTTCCTTCAGTGTTTCGTGCCCAGTCAGGTTCACCAGCAATGCCAAGTCCAAATTCAGTTATGCTCCTTGAACCAAACTTTCAAGTCAATGCATTTTATCAGTCAAATATGAAAGAGAGTAGTTCAGAGCAGCTTTATGAACCTGGTGGTCCAAATGGAAACACCACCCAAAACCACATTGTGTACACACAGGAGCACAAATCAGAAAATGCAGAAGATCAAGGACATATCTCTCCTACCACTGATCAAAGTGTTTCAAGTAGTTTCTGCAATGGAAATGCAAGCCATCTTAACAGCATTGGTTATGGAAGCAACTGTGGAAGTAGCAGCAATGTTGATCAAGTTAACACTGTCTGGGCAGCTTCAGAGGGCAAGCATAAAGACCTCACAAGCAATGCAAACTCTCATCGATCTATCCAAAGAGAAGCAGCTCTAAACAAATTCCGCTTGAAAAGGAAAGAGAGATGCTATGAGAAGAAG GTTCGATATGAGAGCAGAAAGAAACTAGCAGAGCAGCGTCCCAGAGTGAAAGGACAATTTGTGCGTCAAGTGCATCCTGATCCTCTTGTTGCAGAAAAAGATTGCAAAGAATATGAtcattcacatatttctgacACACTGGAGAGGAGAGCATGA